CTCAAATTTGAAGAATTATGTGTGTAGCTAAAATGCAACCGTTATTGCGTTATATAGTTGCGAATATGGCAAAAATTACTTAGAAACAACATGTAATTCGAAAAAAGTGTAGCTAAATTGTAACCATTGGTTTATAACGGCCGACATAGTTAATTAAAACCGCTATGGAACATGACATGATTTAAAGAAGAAATTGTAGCTTAAATTTAACTGTTATTACGTTCTAACAATATTTAGAATCTGTACTTAAATCTATATGTCGTGTTATGTAATTgtgattttattgtattagttttaattaaattaatcgtTATTTTctcaattaaaaaagttactaAATCAGCATCAAGATGTGTTGTGTATCCTACTTGTAAAAACCAGCAGCTTAGTTCCAAACAATAACTACTTAAACTATATTcgtcataatttttaatgttaatgtgaatttgataaaaaaatactttatattttatgtaatttggCATAGTTTAGAAACTTTTCAAAGCCCTATTAGTGTAATATGAAACCAAAACTAATTTGGTTTGCCTCATTTTGAATGTTCGAATTAAGTTTgtacttataatttaacttaagataattttaagtaagaatGTAAATGTATGCTTCAAATTACTGTACTGTAAGTTTAAGTTTGCGCATTTATGTGAAATACACGTTTTTACTGATTTTACTTCACTGGACACCACCTATAATCCTCATGACAACGACaatgacaattattatatgtaaagtCCTTCTAACTGGACATTATGTATAGTAATAGACCTTATTAATATCGTAGTtttgtttgataaaatatctctttatctaagtgaaattgaaatgtataaaTGTTATCCATTAAAAACTCGCTCTCATATTTCTAACTATGTTTTACCTGTGGTGTCCTAACaagaaaatgtaaaatctaCAGAATGTAGGTTCATTTAGGCCATGTTCAATAACGGAGACGAGcgtcataattttattacttcgTAAAAATACATggaatttgtattaaaaaagtaatcaCTAATATCTTGGCTTAAAATTGGAAATTAAGACACCTGTCTCCGTGTAAAAAATGCTGTAGCAACAACCAATAGTGTAGATGTGATCTATGTCAGTATTATTAAGAGACCTTTTcaatagaaattatttaataacattaaactCTTATTTCACAATTCACGGTAACATCGTTTTACttacacatattatttacaacagcgtttcatatacatatatgtctaatatacatttaaaggAGCGCGTAAAATAGGAGGCGACATCGATATACAAAAACCTTACATTTAaacaattcataaaaataacagcCAAAGAGCATAATTTGACACTTAACAGTTTAAATAGGTACTCGTTTCGTTAGCGAATAGGGCCGGTCGGCTCGAGCCATCTATCCGTACGTAATAGACTCGTGAGAACAGTAGACGAAACGTAGCGTACGTCAATGAGGTTTGACGCATCAGACGGCCGACTCGCGGTCGAGCAGCGGCGGCGCGCGGCGCAGCGACGAGTTGCTGCTGCGCGTGCCGCCGCTGAAGATGCCGAGCAGCCACGAGCGGATCGCGAAGCGGGGCATCTTGCCGCGCTCGCTCTTGGCGTCCGCCACGTTCTCGAGCGAGCGCCACTTCTTGTAGTTCTCGATGTAGGCCGAGTCGGCGAGCTTGCGGCGCGGGCGCTCGATGCGGTTGGTGAGGCTCGCCTTGCGCAGCAGCGGGCGGTCCTCGTCGGCGCGCGGCTGCTCGTCGCCCGTGACGGCGGCGCCGTTGAACAGCGCGCCGCCGTAGATGGTGGCGATGGCGACGTCGGCGTCGAGCGAGCGCGTGGTGTGGTGGCGGCGCAGGCGGTCGGGCCGCGCCTCGCGCCGCACCAGCGCGTCCAGCGACCGCGCCGCGCGCAGCGCCTTCTCGCTCTCCCCGCCGCACGCGTCCGCGTCGCACGCTGTCGACGACGCGATCGAGCTCAGGGCATTTCTGGAATTATATACATtatggatataaaaataatgacaacAGATTGTCGTTGCTCTACGATTCATAATCCCATAGTCATACTAAAAAAACTTCTGGATTTGGCAAAGGAAATTAATATTCCACTGATAAATTAGCCCCTAAATATAActgttcaaataaaaactattatataatagaACCATTAAAACAAGGTGTGTGTGTGATCTCTCTTCTATTTTCGTATAAAGAAAACTATCAGATAAATACACGTGAGCCATCAACTCCATACCACTCAAagaaacttataaaaatgtagCATTAATCACTAGCTGCAAACTACATCCttatattaatacaaaaaaaaaactcatgcATTATCAACAAAAATCAAAAGCATAAAATCACCTGTTCCGTATGGACGAGTCCCTATCGAAGCGCGCGCGGCCGGGCGGCGCGTTGGACGCGTTGGGCGCGTTGGGCGCGGTCTGCGCCGGCAGCGACGCGCCGCTGTGCAGGCGCTGCCGCACGCCGCCGCGCCCCGCCTCGTTGCGCAGCTCTGCCGCACCGCACCATGCGCGTTAGttacacacgcacacacacacacacacacacacgtgcACACGTGTACGCACGTACGAACGCACACATACACACGTACGAATGCACATGACGTGTGCacattcatataatatgtggGTGCGTATGTACCAACGTGTACTCACATATATGAAATGCACGTACGTACAAGTACCCAGGTTCGCGCGAACACGTGTACACATACAAATTGATGCACGCAAGCacgcatattatatttacacgttataaaataatgcaaaACCTCACAAAAGATAGTGTTGATACAATTAGATAAGTGACcgttcaattaataaatacatagttagaaaactaaataaaatcatcAACAATAATTACTATACTAGTTCTCGGTTCAATGGCAATTGAGGTTTTGCTTTAGTATATTACATGTCTTTAAAAAATGCATAACATGTAACTGAAATTGGATGCatttaaacttatgtttaaaaGAAACAAATGCTCACAAGAAATTAAGtaggatttttttatttttaagacaaACATTTATAACGAAATCAGCAGCTTGTTTAGATTAATTCAGCAGTATTGGCAAATGAAGTAGAAAACATaggattaaaaattaaaattcgaattttagaaaaaaacacaaaatattcattaatatattttcacaaaTTAAATGCATAACGTAATAATGAACTTACCCGATATAGAAGGGTGTCTGGAGTCAGTCAAGCGAGGGCTTCGTCGCGGTCGACAGAACAGAGGACGCTCCTCTCCTTCCACCAATCTCTTTTGAATTGCCTTTTCAGTCGCACCCACAAGCCAATATGTTTGCAACTGTAAAgccaaaattattataaaacattacaGTTCAGGAAAAAAATCGACCATAGAATATATATAGCATCCTTATTATATACCAGAAGATATTTGCTCGTAATTTGTATGCGCAACGGCTCGCCGTTCGACTCCATACGCTACACGGTGTATCACTTTACCAAAATAATACGAACGCAATAAGAACGTACCACGCCCTTTCCTTTGATGGGTATGGAACCACGTGGCTCCACGATGTACCCGCCCAGTTTATCGAGCGCCTGTTTGCACGACGGTGAGATGTGTATGCGCAGGGGTTCGCCGTTCGACTCCATACGTGATGCTGTGTTCACAGTATCACCGAATAAGCAGTACCGCGGCATTGTAAGTCCCACCACGCCGGCTACCACTGCGCCTgttgtacatttttattattaaaagcttattcatattcattattttttgattattttatactaatacAACTTTCAAcgaaaatatgttattatataaacGCTCACCATGAAATTTGTTCTGTACTTGCATTTTCAGTTTGCATCAttatacagataaaaacctcTTGGACATATTACCAATATCACAAGTTGAAACGATTTGCTTACCTGTATGTATACCTATTCGTAATTTTAGTATTTCGTTTGGTCTGTGCGATATTTTGTGACTTTTAACGGCGTTCAATAATTCCAGTGCCATAGACGCAATTTCACCAACATGTCTATCATTATTCCTTATTGGAAGACCGGATACCTAAAATGTagagataatttttaattatcactAGGTCAAAACATCTTTAATTACACTTTTATAAGCCATATTGTAAAACTGAGAAGGAAAATAAGATTGTTTACTTAAAATCAACGGCAATCAAAAAGGTCATAAAATTATCATGGGTTTTTAATGAGTTTGTCTTAATTTAtaaggaaaattatttttaaaagaactcaTTGAAACAATCAAACCaggagtttaaaaaaatacttaccacCATGTAAGCATCCCCGATAGTCTCCACCTTGTACACATCATAGCCTCTAATGATCCTATCAAACACAGTGTATAAATCGTTGAGAAAGTTGACAACTTGCAGTGGGGTGCTCTCCGCTGACATCGCGGTGAAGCCCACTATGTCACTAAAGTAAATAGTCACCGAGTCGAAGGACTCTGGTTCTACACCCTCGCCGGTCGTGAGCCGCCGGGCAACTGACCTGTAACAATTTGTGACGTCAATTATATTGTGTACTCTATACTTTTTAAGATAAAACACCCTCTATGACCCATTTTCATAGAATCCTGCTCATTTTCTTCCAGTGGATTAGTGTGCCTATACTTATTTTACAAGTATAAAATAGGACAATTAATTATGGAgatgcaaaataaatttattcaatgtGTCATTATTATTGGCAAcgaacttataaaaatatttctagaaTTACCAAACATAACACTATCTACTTTTCTACATAGgatataaaaaatgccaatcTACAAATAGGCTCTATTTGCAACACTTACCATCCAAACGACGATGTaccttttaaatatacattaaaaatacaaaataaatcaatgaaaAAGAAATGATAAAATTCATGCAATAAGAAAAAATTGTGTCAATAACAAGAATCAATAGAGAGAAATTAGTTACCGTTCACTTACACTACACTAGAGTTAAGGCGACGTTATCGAAATTAAGCTGAGGAAACGCCAACACCGACCAATGTGCTCTACGCAAGACCGTCACAATCCCCAAGCAAGCTACCTCTACTGTGTTAATAAGGAAATTGAGCCAAAACATCGCTAAAATTTACCACCTACAGCACAAGTCAAACCGTATTAACTACAATCACCAGTAGAGAGTTAATTACCTCAAGACATTTTCACGACATTTCTATAATGGATCAACCCCCACATCTGGAAAAGAACACAAGTACAACAAAGTAAATACaagaacaatttttttttttttttcgttttcacAATCAAAACGTGTAGCATGTACCACTGCTTTACATAAAGTCCACTACTATGGAGCTTTTAATGCGAACTACAAAGGCTACAATAAATATTCCATTCGAAACATCGAATGCaccttaataaatttaaaattctgaTATTTATAGAAAGTTAAGTATGTATCTATTCATAAGTATTTTCTTatgtatgtacaatgtacatgtaTTAATATGGTTTTGATGGAAATGTCAATGATTAGATCGAAAATATAGTTATACAATCGATTAATTCTTTCTATAAGGCTCATagaatgtatatttaattgaaatagaCGTGAAATTTTCCCTTCTAAGAATtggcaataatatattattacaactaTGGACCAAATGTAAACCAGTGCGCACGAAAGTGCTGCCATGTGCGATGTGGCTTGTTGTATTTGCGTCTTCCGTCGACATTAATTACACCGAgttatacaaacaaataataattagtatttttacaatatagcCTTATATCTAGCAATTATTTTACGGTGTACATGCATGTTCCCACAAAAAGCTCATAAAGTGTTTGACGTTTACAAACAATGGGAATGACTTCTTACATATTCCAACATGGTAGTTTTGTAAGATATCAATCTTGGATCtccattttttttcaatacaacaTTTATTAGAAGGCATAACATTTAGTAAATAacatatagatttatttaatcacaACAGGATTCTGCAAGGCATTTAGGGATCACGCCGCATCGTATTGTTAGGCGGGACACGAGGTTTCTGTTACACATATcgaacaaacatttattaaagcaCATAAGTGTGGTACAAGCATTTCTGGTAACATTTAATGCAGTGCTTGAAATTCTGGAAAATGTAAGAAAATTTAACATGTAAAAGATAAAGAAACAAACTTACTTTGGCAGCATTCTGTGCAGTAAATCTTCCGTCTTCTGTTTCTCTTCTATTAATAGCCTCGTTCTCTCATTGACTAGTTCTTCTAAATTATTAGCGTACTTCtccatcatatccatcatttGGTCCATAATGTTTCTGGatctataaaacataatttgataaaacttCAACTACACTTGTTATGAAACAAAGTCCCGTGTATGACTGTGAGGACTCATGaaagaaatgtattttatactgTTGCAAATAAGTGGGTATTATTGGGCCATCTATGTATATTGTTGAGATAAATATGTCCTAATCAATAAAGTTTCTATTTTTGCCAAAGATTAACCAAATacatcaatataataatattcaagaACTTCCTGATTATCCTACACATTAAGACACTGTTTTTTTGCAATActgttaatataattacttgCAGACAACATTAAGCCTGGAACCTGAAATCTTCCCATGCGGAAGAAGTTCACggattaatgaaataataataatgaataatgcACACTCACTTGCCGGACTTCATCTTCTTGAGCCTCGTGCGCAGCGTGGGGAAGTCGGGGCGCAGCGCGGGCTCCTCGTGCCAGCAGTCGCGCATGGCGGCCACCACGTACTCGTCCGCGCGGCCCTCCAGCGCCTGCGTGTCCGGCCGGAACGCCTCCTCGCCCTCCACCCGCCCGCGCTTCACGCGCTCCACTATCTCTGCaatgttcatattatgtttttatattctatCTTCATTCATGACGGACGATACAGACAACATGGACGCCCTAAAAAGGAAACACGTATTTGATGGTGACACCTAACGTAAAAATGCTTCTGTTTCAATCGTTTTGCACTTTTCTCTTAAGGAGGTGCTTAAATTTACGATATTAGTCCATGGTTTATAAAACGGCTTACGCGTTTGACAGTTGTAAAAATTGAGCATGACCTTTTCTTTCACACCAAACGCACTGCGACGTTGCCGTCTTGTTGTCGAGCGTTCGCCTTACCGGCGCTGCACTATTGCATcgcatgttttttttttgtgaaaaaaaaggATCGTCCGTGCGGTGCGAATAACCCACCGTTACtagtaaaacatatttttttgctctagGTAACTCTAAAATGTTTAGTTACCTCATTTAATCGTATGCTTGTCTTATTTAGAACGGCTATTAAAAacagtaaatatttttcataaacccaaaaaaatattgaatagaaaatataattgcaataaaaaagAACGATTTTATTACCTAACTGGGTAGTGTGTACGTATAATGAATGGTTACACTACAATTTCCTCACACTGCGCCCGCTCCACACTGTTTAtcttaaaacaaatacaaaaacacataacatacaaataaaatctaacctTTGGGTTCTAAAGAAGTCAGTCCGAACGGACCGCGACGGGcaattatttcatacaaaataattccAAAGGCATAAACATCGCCTTTCTGCGTACCCCCGACTTGGGCATTTGGATAATCTAGTTCACGCAATAGTTCCGGAGACTTCCATAACAAccctgaaaaaaaaagtgttgTATGACATTTTGACATGaagataaaaaacaattttcaataCTAATGAATGTTAAAGTATGCTTTGATGTTTGTCAATGAACTGATTAGCTAGATCTAGAGCTATTCCCATAGTTTTTAGCCTGAACTAATAATGGATATTTTCATACACATAGGacaaaaaaacgtaaaaatatgtataaaaacatCAAACGTCTCTAGAAATGCAATGTCTATCGTCtacatttgaatttttaagcttataaatattaattttactagaTTAATTGATTACTAaattttcgatttttttttttacctctGTAATATTGGTGTTCCCCTATGAAGTCATTTTCCGCACTATATCTCAATTCGTGTAGACCAAAATCAGTGACCTATAAGTAgagtaaaaaattaacaatacaatcataaaaataaacattgtaatAATGTGATCTACAAGTGTTTTACTAAATATACCTGCAGCATCCATCTCGATGTTACTACACAATTCGAAGATTTGAGATTTCCATGAAAGATCAATGGTGAAGTGTGTATGAAAATCATACCctgaaaaattacaaattatatttttatgctattgTGGCATGCTTATagtaacaaattttatataattagatACTTGCA
This is a stretch of genomic DNA from Colias croceus chromosome 4, ilColCroc2.1. It encodes these proteins:
- the LOC123691142 gene encoding receptor-type guanylate cyclase Gyc76C-like isoform X1; its protein translation is MWRGARVLVLAALGLLAASSVDALVPKKYSITIGYLPSITGELSSRQGLAISGALSMALDELNNDTRLLPDVHLSMVWNDTRCETVTATRVLTEMSCSGVVAFFGPEGRCHTEAIIAQSRNLPMISYKCSDYQTSTLPNFARLEPPDAQATKSVISLLRYYRWNKFSIVYEELWVTVALTLENHAKKNNMTVNHQRPVINGFKCCEEKMTCCAPGFWYQFIQDTKNRTRIYVFLGSPSGLIDMMTAMESLQLFVNGEYMVIFVDMMTYTTRDSLKYLIKTEERAGELSCPNTPEFRKRAQSLLVVASSEPDRSYEDFTSRVQVYNSRKPFEFPLPTLFENKFLKYVSIYAAYLYDSVKLYATALHKVIEEETRYKNESLSYEKLMTIATNGTRIVSKMIQITPFKSVSGMSIRLDERADSEGNFSVLAFKPTNLTDNVVNCSHSMVPVGHFQQSTKEFPDYKLNPRLQIDWPDSVKPEDEPSCGFLNEKCPKDDSQITSLVVAGTLAVTLFCALVVTISIYRKWKIEQEIEGLLWKIDPQEIYGYLSSGFVWSPSKLSLASGISCESKCCTQIFTSTAQYKGNVVRIKELKFSKKKDISREVMKEMRLLRDLRHDNLNSFIGAVVEPLRVLLITDYCAKGSLYDIIENEDIKLDNMFISSLVHDLIKGMIFIHTSPLIFHGNLKSSNCVVTSRWMLQVTDFGLHELRYSAENDFIGEHQYYRGLLWKSPELLRELDYPNAQVGGTQKGDVYAFGIILYEIIARRGPFGLTSLEPKEIVERVKRGRVEGEEAFRPDTQALEGRADEYVVAAMRDCWHEEPALRPDFPTLRTRLKKMKSGKSRNIMDQMMDMMEKYANNLEELVNERTRLLIEEKQKTEDLLHRMLPKSVARRLTTGEGVEPESFDSVTIYFSDIVGFTAMSAESTPLQVVNFLNDLYTVFDRIIRGYDVYKVETIGDAYMVVSGLPIRNNDRHVGEIASMALELLNAVKSHKISHRPNEILKLRIGIHTGAVVAGVVGLTMPRYCLFGDTVNTASRMESNGEPLRIHISPSCKQALDKLGGYIVEPRGSIPIKGKGVLQTYWLVGATEKAIQKRLVEGEERPLFCRPRRSPRLTDSRHPSISELRNEAGRGGVRQRLHSGASLPAQTAPNAPNASNAPPGRARFDRDSSIRNRNALSSIASSTACDADACGGESEKALRAARSLDALVRREARPDRLRRHHTTRSLDADVAIATIYGGALFNGAAVTGDEQPRADEDRPLLRKASLTNRIERPRRKLADSAYIENYKKWRSLENVADAKSERGKMPRFAIRSWLLGIFSGGTRSSNSSLRRAPPLLDRESAV